One window from the genome of Malus domestica chromosome 01, GDT2T_hap1 encodes:
- the LOC114821810 gene encoding gibberellin 20-oxidase-like protein, translating to MSEIFQTSVKLPMLDISQPVLHPSSLSSLAEAFKTWGFFHITNHGISKDLFRKLYSLSNDLFNLPSDTKLKLGPSSSAKTYTPQFIASPYFESLRVSGPKFFDSAQSSAQVLFDQHNSEFSEILQEYGSKMAELSKKIVRIALMSLGDGLEKKHYESEFKNCHGYLRVNNYSTPPECLEDQHQEVEGLGMHTDMSCVTIVYQDEIGGLQVRSKEGKWMHITPCEGTLVVNIGDMFQAWSNDNLRSSEHRVILKQPKNRFSLAFFWCFEDEKVIFAPEDVVGEGNERIYKPFVCLDYLKFRESNERGKFEKVGFTVRDFAGIKHKITNCES from the exons ATGTCAGAAATATTTCAAACTTCTGTTAAACTCCCCATGCTAGACATTTCTCAGCCAGTATTGCACCCATCTTCTCTATCCTCTCTAGCTGAAGCCTTCAAAACATGGGGCTTCTTCCACATCACCAATCATGGGATCTCCAAAGATCTTTTCAGAAAACTATATTCTCTGTCAAATGACCTGTTCAACCTCCCTTCTGATACCAAACTCAAACTTGGTCCTTCCTCTTCTGCCAAAACTTATACCCCTCAATTCATAGCCTCTCCCTACTTTGAAAGTCTCAGAGTTTCTGGCCCCAAGTTCTTTGATTCTGCTCAAAGTTCTGCACAAGTTCTCTTTGACCAACACAACTCTGAATTCAG TGAAATATTACAAGAATATGGGAGCAAGATGGCAGAACTATCGAAGAAGATCGTAAGGATTGCGCTGATGAGCTTGGGGGATGGATTGGAGAAGAAACATTACGAATCCGAATTCAAAAATTGCCATGGTTACTTGAGAGTGAACAACTACTCAACCCCTCCAGAATGTTTGGAAGATCAACATCAAGAGGTTGAAGGACTTGGAATGCACACTGACATGAGCTGTGTGACAATTGTGTACCAAGACGAAATCGGAGGGCTTCAAGTGAGATCAAAGGAGGGAAAGTGGATGCACATAACTCCATGTGAGGGGACCTTGGTGGTGAACATAGGAGACATGTTTCAAGCTTGGAGCAATGATAATTTGAGGTCATCAGAACATAGAGTCATTTTAAAGCAGCCGAAAAATCGGTTTTCGTTGGCctttttttggtgttttgaggATGAGAAGGTGATATTTGCACCAGAAGATGTGGTGGGAGAAGGGAATGAGAGGATTTACAAGCCATTTGTTTGCTTGGATTATTTGAAGTTCAGAGAGAGCAATGAGAGAGGGAAGTTCGAAAAAGTTGGGTTTACTGTGAGGGATTTTGCAGGGATCAAACACAAAATAACTAACTGTGaaagttag
- the LOC103401938 gene encoding elicitor-responsive protein 3 → MKGGTLEVLLVDAEDIRHTNLLGRPSYYVIIKCGNQEYRSKQSSDEDERVSWNEKFTFEFPLSNWKKLTHLKLRIMDTELFTDGGFVGETMIHLGGIVTEGKDRGFIELKPAPYNVVLEDDTYKGEIKIGFRFTANVRIYLHC, encoded by the exons ATGAAAGGAGGAACCCTTGAAGTACTTCTGGTTGATGCTGAAGACATTAGGCACACAAATCTTCTTG GTAGACCATCCTACTACGTGATCATAAAGTGTGGAAACCAAGAATACAGAAGCAAGCAATCATCAG ATGAAGATGAAAGAGTTAGCTGGAATGAAAAATTCACGTTTGAATTCCCCTTATCAAATTGGAAAAAGTTGACTCATCTCAAACTCAGAATTATGGACACTGAATTATTCACAGATGGTGGATTTGTTGGTGAAACCAT GATTCATCTTGGTGGGATAGTTACTGAGGGAAAGGACAGaggatttattgaattaaaacCAGCTCCATACAATGTGGTGCTTGAAGATGACACCTATAAAGGAGAGATAAAAATTGGATTTCGATTTACTGCAAATGTACGTATATACTTACATTGTTGA